The Glycine soja cultivar W05 chromosome 8, ASM419377v2, whole genome shotgun sequence genome has a window encoding:
- the LOC114424171 gene encoding protein MAIN-LIKE 1-like: MSDGFCSTHLQIMVRTRGLGRALGQVTGRGVGRGDHDDSDDAPQRRRPTASARRQRVAMTAAHDESVVPAPDVQDDPMEAPAAAEDIVADIPAGTGAEAAEDEHQGFSGGLSDPSVLTQYADHVACSIWTGEERPELKLSFHGRKVHSLCRSVPAIEGLIAGTRLSPLIACSVDIGDRGLLSAFVERCHRETSNFHLPVRELTITLDDVSSLLHLPVVGDLHAFQPLHVDDVVQMLVDLLMVSTEFARAETAQCCGSYVCLQWVRDIYERQFQTGHWTAAARAYVLHLLGCTLFANKSATNVHVVYLEALRDLSMTERYA, translated from the exons atgagtgATGGATTTTGCAGTactcatttgcagatcatggttaggaccAGAGGATTAGGTCGTGCCTTAGGTCAGGTTACTGGCAGAGGTGTGGGCAGAGGAGATCATGATGATTCCGATGATGCTCCGCAGCGTCGACGACCTACTGCATCTGCACGGAGGCAACGAGTCGCTATGACTGCGGCGCACGATGAGTCAGTGGTCCCTGCGCCAGATGTTCAGGATGACCCAATGGAGGCACCAGCTGCTGCAGAGGACATTGTGGCAGACATTCCTGCGGGCACAGGCGCAGAGGCTGCTGAGGATGAGCATCAAGGATTTTCGGGTGGTCTGAGCGACCCATCCGTGTTGACCCAGTATGCGGATCACGTTGCTTGCAGCATATGGACgggagag GAGCGTCCTGAATTGAAGCTATCCTTTCATGGAAGGAAGGTCCATAGTTTATGCAGGTCTGTCCCTGCCATTGAGGGACTTATTGCTGGTACAAGACTAAGTCCTCTGATCGCGTGTTCAGTAGACATCGGCGATCGGGGACTTTTGTCCGCGTTTGTGGAGCGATGTCACCGGGAGACATCTAATTTCCATCTCCCGGTGAGAGAGCTCACCATCACGCTGGACGACGTCTCCTCGCTTCTCCATCTGCCCGTGGTTGGAGACTTACATGCCTTTCAGCCCTTGCACGTGGACGATGTGGTTCAGATGCTGGTCGACTTATTGATGGTCTCTACAGAGTTTGCCAGGGCTGAGACAGCCCAGTGTTGTGGATCGTACGTATGCCTGCAATGGGTACGTGATATATATGAGCGCCAATTCCAGACAGGTCATTGGACAGCTGCGGCTCGCGCATATGTTCTCCATCTTCTGGGTTGCACTctatttgctaacaagagtgcaaccaatGTGCATGTTGTCTACTTGGAGGCCCTTCGTGACCTCAGTATGACGGAGAGGTACGCCTAG
- the LOC114424170 gene encoding serine/threonine-protein phosphatase 7 long form homolog gives MYDQLNDASMSHNRQLGGYITLLQIYEHFPSVADSTADQDYDEASPRAWSTGRSGTSSSDHAIPVSCVGGPVVVYYQPERVVRQFGYTQTIPAPPVNSWVSYDDIHDRWMHYEDHIVPAGEVCVVPGQCSSDYMDWFFRISHPFMTPGHTSDPLSHGHAL, from the exons ATGTACGACCAGCTGAACGATGCATCTATGAGCCACAACCGACAGCTTGGTGGTTACATCACATTGCTGCAg ATTTACGAGCACTTTCCCTCGGTCGCGGATTCCACCGCTGATCAGGACTACGACGAGGCTTCCCCGCGTGCGT GGAGCACCGGGAGGTCCGGGACTTCCTCGTCAGATCATGCTATCCCGGTCTCTTGCGTTGGGGGACCTGTTGTTGTTTATTACCAACCGGAGAGGGTCGTGCGGCAGTTTGGCTACACGCAGACCATTCCTGCTCCTCCtgtcaattcatgggtctcgtaTGATGATATACACGATAGGTGGATGCACTACGAGGATCATATTGTTCCAGCAGGTGAGGTGTGCGTTGTGCCAGGCCAGTGTTCCAGTGACTACATGGACTGGTTCTTTCGCATCTCCCATCCTTTCATGACACCAGGCCACACATCAGATCCTCTGTCTCATGGTCACGCCCTGTAG